Sequence from the Undibacterium piscinae genome:
CAAGATCCTCAGCACCGAGAAACTGCTGGAGCAAAAAACTAAGCAGAATTTACTGATGTTGATTGCGCTGGGCGGCATCCTGATGGCGATACTTTCGGCCTGGACGTTTAAAATTCTCAGACAAAAAAATATTTTCCGCCTGTCTTCGCAGATCGATGGCTTAACCGGTGTCAGCAACCGTGCCCACTTTGTCGAATGCGGCGTGCAGGCATTTAAGACCACGCAGAAAAACGCCGGTGTGGTGTTGTTTGACATGGATTATTTTAAGAGCGTCAACGACACGTTCGGCCATGCCGCCGGTGATTGGGTGCTCAACACGGTCGCTGTTACCCAAGGGCGCTATGCCGGGCCGGCTTGGCGG
This genomic interval carries:
- a CDS encoding diguanylate cyclase; the protein is MLIALGGILMAILSAWTFKILRQKNIFRLSSQIDGLTGVSNRAHFVECGVQAFKTTQKNAGVVLFDMDYFKSVNDTFGHAAGDWVLNTVAVTQGRYAGPAWRR